One stretch of Juglans microcarpa x Juglans regia isolate MS1-56 chromosome 3D, Jm3101_v1.0, whole genome shotgun sequence DNA includes these proteins:
- the LOC121254591 gene encoding sulfate adenylyltransferase-like isoform X4, protein MTAVGGKPPPWLVWSTGFESSSSLKLGFVFSRLPNGGSAITLKSRGSLRIKALDGSRRVAVNGKVEDLNDKSTNRHASNSGKSTVACALSRSLYQRGKLSYILDGDNVRHGLNRDLTFKAEDRAENIRRIGEAAKLFADSGVICIASLISPYRRDRDMCRALLPDGDFIEVFMDVPLHVCEARDPKGLYKLARAGKIKACSKWSNISHLCFKVACCENKVLVQLCICCYNITYQKMYGFVKKDHSLPSSFSLSF, encoded by the exons ATGACTGCTGTTGGAGGGAAACCACCGCCATGGCTTGTATGGTCGACAGGGTTCGAATCCTCGTCGTCGCTGAAGCTAGGATTCGTATTCTCTAGACTACCCAACGGCGGTTCCGCCATTACTTTGAAATCGAGGGGCTCTTTGCGAATCAAGGCGCTGGATGGGTCGAGGAGGGTAGCTGTGAACGGGAAGGTGGAAGATCTGAATGACAAGTCGACAAATAGGCACGCTTCTAATTCTG GGAAGAGCACTGTAGCGTGTGCTTTGAGTCGGAGTTTGTATCAAAGGGGTAAGCTGTCCTATATTCTTGATGGGGACAATGTGAGGCATGGCCTGAATCGTGACCTAACTTTTAAAGCAGAAGACCGTGCAGAGAACATCAGGAGGATTG GAGAGGCAGCAAAGCTGTTTGCAGATTCTGGAGTTATATGCATTGCTAGTTTGATTTCTCCCTACAGAAGAGATCGAGATATGTGCCGCGCTCTATTACCAGATGGGGATTTTATTGAG gttTTTATGGATGTGCCTCTCCATGTTTGTGAAGCAAGAGACCCAAAGGGCCTATATAAGCTCGCACGTGCAGGAAAGATCAAAG CATGCTCAAAGTGGAGTAATATATCTCACCTATGCTTCAAAGTGGCTTGCTGTGAAAATAAAGTACTTGTGCAACTATGCATTTGTTGTTATAATATAACCTACCAGAAGATGTACGGGTTTGTTAAAAAAGACCATAGCTTGCCGTCCAGTTTTAGTCTGTCATTCTAA
- the LOC121254591 gene encoding adenylyl-sulfate kinase 3-like isoform X1, with translation MTAVGGKPPPWLVWSTGFESSSSLKLGFVFSRLPNGGSAITLKSRGSLRIKALDGSRRVAVNGKVEDLNDKSTNRHASNSGKIPSRLSTVGNSSNIKWHECSVGKVDRQNLLNQKGCVIWITGLSGSGKSTVACALSRSLYQRGKLSYILDGDNVRHGLNRDLTFKAEDRAENIRRIGEAAKLFADSGVICIASLISPYRRDRDMCRALLPDGDFIEVFMDVPLHVCEARDPKGLYKLARAGKIKACSKWSNISHLCFKVACCENKVLVQLCICCYNITYQKMYGFVKKDHSLPSSFSLSF, from the exons ATGACTGCTGTTGGAGGGAAACCACCGCCATGGCTTGTATGGTCGACAGGGTTCGAATCCTCGTCGTCGCTGAAGCTAGGATTCGTATTCTCTAGACTACCCAACGGCGGTTCCGCCATTACTTTGAAATCGAGGGGCTCTTTGCGAATCAAGGCGCTGGATGGGTCGAGGAGGGTAGCTGTGAACGGGAAGGTGGAAGATCTGAATGACAAGTCGACAAATAGGCACGCTTCTAATTCTG GGAAAATCCCCAGCCGGTTATCCACTGTTGGTAATTCGAGCAACATTAAATGGCATGAATGTTCAGTTGGAAAAGTTGACAGGCAGAACTTACTCAACCAGAAAGGATGCGTTATATGGATCACGGGTCTCAGTGGTTCAG GGAAGAGCACTGTAGCGTGTGCTTTGAGTCGGAGTTTGTATCAAAGGGGTAAGCTGTCCTATATTCTTGATGGGGACAATGTGAGGCATGGCCTGAATCGTGACCTAACTTTTAAAGCAGAAGACCGTGCAGAGAACATCAGGAGGATTG GAGAGGCAGCAAAGCTGTTTGCAGATTCTGGAGTTATATGCATTGCTAGTTTGATTTCTCCCTACAGAAGAGATCGAGATATGTGCCGCGCTCTATTACCAGATGGGGATTTTATTGAG gttTTTATGGATGTGCCTCTCCATGTTTGTGAAGCAAGAGACCCAAAGGGCCTATATAAGCTCGCACGTGCAGGAAAGATCAAAG CATGCTCAAAGTGGAGTAATATATCTCACCTATGCTTCAAAGTGGCTTGCTGTGAAAATAAAGTACTTGTGCAACTATGCATTTGTTGTTATAATATAACCTACCAGAAGATGTACGGGTTTGTTAAAAAAGACCATAGCTTGCCGTCCAGTTTTAGTCTGTCATTCTAA
- the LOC121254591 gene encoding adenylyl-sulfate kinase 3-like isoform X2 — protein sequence MTAVGGKPPPWLVWSTGFESSSSLKLGFVFSRLPNGGSAITLKSRGSLRIKALDGSRRVAVNGKVEDLNDKSTNRHASNSGKIPSRLSTVGNSSNIKWHECSVGKVDRQNLLNQKGCVIWITGLSGSGKSTVACALSRSLYQRGKLSYILDGDNVRHGLNRDLTFKAEDRAENIRRIGEAAKLFADSGVICIASLISPYRRDRDMCRALLPDGDFIEVFMDVPLHVCEARDPKGLYKLARAGKIKGFTGIDDPYEPPLNCEIVLQHKRGYGACPSEMAEVVVSYLEGKGYLQA from the exons ATGACTGCTGTTGGAGGGAAACCACCGCCATGGCTTGTATGGTCGACAGGGTTCGAATCCTCGTCGTCGCTGAAGCTAGGATTCGTATTCTCTAGACTACCCAACGGCGGTTCCGCCATTACTTTGAAATCGAGGGGCTCTTTGCGAATCAAGGCGCTGGATGGGTCGAGGAGGGTAGCTGTGAACGGGAAGGTGGAAGATCTGAATGACAAGTCGACAAATAGGCACGCTTCTAATTCTG GGAAAATCCCCAGCCGGTTATCCACTGTTGGTAATTCGAGCAACATTAAATGGCATGAATGTTCAGTTGGAAAAGTTGACAGGCAGAACTTACTCAACCAGAAAGGATGCGTTATATGGATCACGGGTCTCAGTGGTTCAG GGAAGAGCACTGTAGCGTGTGCTTTGAGTCGGAGTTTGTATCAAAGGGGTAAGCTGTCCTATATTCTTGATGGGGACAATGTGAGGCATGGCCTGAATCGTGACCTAACTTTTAAAGCAGAAGACCGTGCAGAGAACATCAGGAGGATTG GAGAGGCAGCAAAGCTGTTTGCAGATTCTGGAGTTATATGCATTGCTAGTTTGATTTCTCCCTACAGAAGAGATCGAGATATGTGCCGCGCTCTATTACCAGATGGGGATTTTATTGAG gttTTTATGGATGTGCCTCTCCATGTTTGTGAAGCAAGAGACCCAAAGGGCCTATATAAGCTCGCACGTGCAGGAAAGATCAAAG GCTTTACTGGGATTGATGATCCATATGAACCACCATTAAATTGCGAG ATTGTATTACAGCACAAAAGAGGATATGGTGCTTGCCCAAGTGAAATGGCTGAAGTAGTGGTTTCTTACCTCGAAGGGAAGGGGTACCTACAGGCATAA
- the LOC121254151 gene encoding endo-1,4-beta-xylanase 5-like, with product CLANPHKPQYGGGIIINPELSHGLRGWSTFGNAEIEHRVVLSGRGNKFIVAHSRNQPNDSISQKVYLQKDKLYTFSAWVQVSDGIAPVAAVFKTTAGLKHAGAVTAKSKCWSMLKGGLNANASGLAELYFESKNASVEIWADSISLQPFTQDQWRSHQDQSIEKTRKTNVRIQAVDEQGSPISNASISILQKKLSFPFGSAVNKNILTNTAYQNWFTSRFTVTSFENEMKWYTNEPVPGQENYKDADALLQFAKQHNIAVRGHTVLWEDPHYVQGWVASLSPRDLARVVDKRINSIMSKYKGQLIAWDVVNENLHSSFFESKLGQSASASFYNRAHRIDAATTLFLNEYNTIEDNRDGSSKPDNYLRKLREIRGFPGNNNLTLGIGLQGHFSNPPDLPYIRASIDILASASLPIWITELDVANNFGEQAQAEYLEQILRDLHAHPKVSGIVLWSAWAPGGCYRMCLTDDNFNNLATGNVVDKLRQEWGSKASEGTTDTDGFFEASLFHGDYEVKISHPTMTSQFLDQSFKVVSTDHTFEQTTLLLKV from the exons TGTTTGGCAAATCCCCACAAACCTCAGTATGGTGGAGGAATTATTATAAACCCTGAGTTGAGTCACGGGTTGAGAGGATGGTCTACATTTGGGAACGCAGAAATAGAACATAGAGTAGTACTGTCAGGCCGAGGCAACAAATTCATAGTGGCTCACAGCAGAAACCAGCCAAATGATAGCATCTCTCAGAAGGTTTATTTGCAGAAGGACAAGCTCTACACATTCTCTG CTTGGGTACAAGTGAGTGATGGGATTGCGCCAGTGGCAGCTGTTTTTAAAACAACTGCTGGGCTCAAACATGCCGGTGCCGTCACTGCCAAGTCAAAATGCTGGTCCATGCTTAAGGGTGGCCTCAATGCAAATGCATCAGGCCTAGCTGAGCTCTATTTTGAG AGTAAGAACGCGTCGGTTGAGATATGGGCAGATAGCATCTCATTACAACCCTTCACCCAAGACCAGTGGAGGTCCCATCAAGATCAAAGCATCGAAAAG ACGCGTAAGACAAATGTGAGAATCCAGGCTGTTGATGAGCAAGGCAGCCCCATATCCAACGCGTCAATCTCAATCCTACAGAAGAAACTAAGTTTCCCATTTGGCTCTGCAGTAAATAAGAACATTCTCACGAACACTGCCTACCAAAACTGGTTCACCTCAAGGTTCACGGTCACAAGTTTTGAGAATGAAATGAAGTGGTACACCAATGAACCGGTCCCTGGCCAGGAGAACTACAAGGACGCCGATGCCTTGCTTCAGTTTGCCAAACAACACAATATTGCTGTTCGTGGCCACACAGTCTTGTGGGAAGATCCCCACTACGTACAAGGTTGGGTTGCTTCACTTTCGCCAAGAGATCTTGCTAGAGTCGTTGACAAGAGAATTAATTCCATCATGTCAAAGTACAAAGGACAGCTTATTGCATGGGATGTTGTTAATGAAAATTTGCACAGCTCATTCTTCGAAAGTAAGCTTGGGCAAAGTGCGTCGGCAAGCTTTTACAACCGTGCTCATAGGATCGATGCAGCAACCACCTTGTTTCTTAATGAGTATAATACCATAGAAGACAATCGCGATGGCTCATCGAAGCCAGATAACTACCTTCGGAAGCTGAGAGAGATTCGAGGTTTTCCCGGAAACAACAATTTGACACTAGGGATCGGGCTCCAGGGTCATTTCAGCAATCCTCCAGACCTTCCTTACATTAGAGCTTCCATTGATATTCTTGCTTCCGCCTCGCTGCCCATTTGGATCACAGAACTGGATGTTGCAAACAACTTTGGTGAACAG GCACAGGCAGAGTACTTGGAGCAAATTCTAAGGGATTTACACGCCCACCCGAAGGTCAGTGGAATCGTATTGTGGTCGGCATGGGCGCCAGGAGGTTGTTATCGAATGTGCTTGACAGATGACAATTTCAATAACTTGGCCACAGGGAATGTTGTAGACAAGCTGAGGCAGGAATGGGGTTCTAAGGCATCAGAAGGCACAACTGATACTGATGGATTCTTTGAGGCCTCCTTATTTCATGGAGATTACGAGGTGAAAATCAGTCACCCCACCATGACAAGTCAGTTCTTGGATCAAAGCTTCAAGGTTGTATCAACAGATCATACATTCGAGCAAACAACTTTGCTCCTCAAAGTTTAA
- the LOC121254591 gene encoding adenylyl-sulfate kinase 3-like isoform X5, giving the protein MTAVGGKPPPWLVWSTGFESSSSLKLGFVFSRLPNGGSAITLKSRGSLRIKALDGSRRVAVNGKVEDLNDKSTNRHASNSGKSTVACALSRSLYQRGKLSYILDGDNVRHGLNRDLTFKAEDRAENIRRIGEAAKLFADSGVICIASLISPYRRDRDMCRALLPDGDFIEVFMDVPLHVCEARDPKGLYKLARAGKIKGFTGIDDPYEPPLNCEIVLQHKRGYGACPSEMAEVVVSYLEGKGYLQA; this is encoded by the exons ATGACTGCTGTTGGAGGGAAACCACCGCCATGGCTTGTATGGTCGACAGGGTTCGAATCCTCGTCGTCGCTGAAGCTAGGATTCGTATTCTCTAGACTACCCAACGGCGGTTCCGCCATTACTTTGAAATCGAGGGGCTCTTTGCGAATCAAGGCGCTGGATGGGTCGAGGAGGGTAGCTGTGAACGGGAAGGTGGAAGATCTGAATGACAAGTCGACAAATAGGCACGCTTCTAATTCTG GGAAGAGCACTGTAGCGTGTGCTTTGAGTCGGAGTTTGTATCAAAGGGGTAAGCTGTCCTATATTCTTGATGGGGACAATGTGAGGCATGGCCTGAATCGTGACCTAACTTTTAAAGCAGAAGACCGTGCAGAGAACATCAGGAGGATTG GAGAGGCAGCAAAGCTGTTTGCAGATTCTGGAGTTATATGCATTGCTAGTTTGATTTCTCCCTACAGAAGAGATCGAGATATGTGCCGCGCTCTATTACCAGATGGGGATTTTATTGAG gttTTTATGGATGTGCCTCTCCATGTTTGTGAAGCAAGAGACCCAAAGGGCCTATATAAGCTCGCACGTGCAGGAAAGATCAAAG GCTTTACTGGGATTGATGATCCATATGAACCACCATTAAATTGCGAG ATTGTATTACAGCACAAAAGAGGATATGGTGCTTGCCCAAGTGAAATGGCTGAAGTAGTGGTTTCTTACCTCGAAGGGAAGGGGTACCTACAGGCATAA
- the LOC121254589 gene encoding endo-1,4-beta-xylanase 5-like, with protein MKTFTETCILWLSCILLFSGNSINAFTYDYTATTECLGEPQRAQYGGGIIVNPDFNHSLEAGWSTAIGQGNIEERISEAGNRFIVVHNRTNQLDSLFQKVQLEEGNLYSFSAWVQLSEGRESVAVFFKTTDGDLVRGGSVIADHGCWSLLKGGIVANISSPVEILLRCENTKVDIWVDSVSLQQFTKTQWKSHQDNTIDKIRKSKIRFQVTDANKTAMRGAIVSIKQEQSDFPFGCGMNHYILTSTDYQNWFASRFKVTTFTNEMKWYSTEKRQGHENYTVSDAMVKFAKRNGISIRGHNIFWDDPKYQPEWVNSLSPEDLRKAAEKRLKSVVSRYRGKLIAWDVVNENLHFSFFEDKLGDQNASAEYFSEAYRLDPTPIMFMNEYNTIEYCRDEKASVANYLEKLQEILQYPGNEGISAGIGLQCRFGSGQPNLAYMRSSLDILGSTGLPIWLTEVDVGKDPDQAQHLEEILREGYSHPAVQGIVMFAGPELAGFKNMPLADTNFNNTPAGDVVDKLLGEWESEILEIKADDRGFVDALLSHGNYSVTVQHPEANSSTTLSFRMTKDIPQTTIDVQIHT; from the exons ATGAAGACTTTCACAGAAACTTGCATCTTATGGCTTTCATGCATTCTGCTGTtttcag GGAATAGCATCAATGCTTTCACCTATGATTACACCGCAACAACAGAG TGCTTGGGAGAACCCCAGAGAGCTCAATACGGAGGAGGGATAATAGTTAATCCAGATTTCAATCATAGCTTAGAAGCCGGGTGGAGTACAGCGATTGGACAAGGAAATATTGAAGAACGAATTTCGGAGGCAGGAAATAGGTTCATAGTGGTACACAATAGAACAAACCAATTAGACAGCTTGTTTCAGAAGGTTCAACTTGAGGAAGGAAATCTCTATAGTTTTTCcg cTTGGGTTCAGCTCAGTGAAGGAAGAGAGAGTGTTGCTGTCTTCTTTAAAACTACTGATGGTGACCTTGTACGTGGTGGTAGTGTCATAGCTGATCATGGGTGCTGGTCACTTCTAAAAGGTGGAATAGTTGCAAACATCTCAAGCCCAGTAGAGATTCTTTTGCGG TGCGAGAACACCAAAGTGGATATATGGGTTGACAGTGTATCCTTACAACAGTTCACTAAAACGCAATGGAAATCCCACCAAGACAACACAATCGACAAG ATACGCAAAAGCAAGATAAGGTTCCAGGTAACTGATGCAAATAAAACCGCAATGCGAGGTGCTATAGTCTCAATTAAGCAAGAGCAGTCTGACTTCCCTTTTGGGTGTGGCATGAACCACTATATCCTCACAAGCACCGATTATCAAAACTGGTTTGCATCGAGATTCAAAGTTACCACTTTCACCAATGAGATGAAGTGGTATAGCACTGAGAAAAGGCAAGGCCATGAAAACTATACCGTCTCAGATGCCATGGTTAAATTTGCCAAACGCAATGGCATTTCCATCAGAGGTCACAACATCTTTTGGGACGACCCCAAGTACCAACCTGAGTGGGTCAACTCCCTTTCTCCTGAGGATTTACGAAAAGCTGCCGAAAAAAGACTAAAATCAGTGGTATCAAGATACAGAGGAAAACTAATTGCTTGGGACGTAGTTAATGAGAATCTTCATTTCAGCTTCTTCGAGGATAAACTTGGAGATCAAAACGCTTCTGCAGAATATTTTTCCGAAGCTTACCGACTAGACCCAACCCCTATCATGTTCATGAACGAGTATAATACCATCGAATATTGTAGGGATGAGAAAGCAAGCGTAGCCAACTACCTGGAAAAACTTCAAGAGATTCTACAATATCCAGGGAATGAAGGCATCTCAGCAGGGATAGGTTTGCAATGCCGTTTTGGTTCTGGCCAGCCAAACCTCGCTTACATGAGATCTTCTTTAGACATTCTAGGTTCAACAGGACTGCCCATATGGCTTACCGAAGTGGATGTTGGCAAGGACCCGGATCAG GCCCAGCACCTGGAGGAAATACTAAGGGAGGGTTATTCACATCCTGCTGTTCAAGGGATTGTCATGTTTGCAGGCCCTGAACTAGCCGGTTTTAAGAATATGCCCCTTGCAGATACAAACTTCAACAACACTCCAGCTGGAGATGTTGTGGATAAGCTTCTTGGCGAGTGGGAGTCTGAGATCTTGGAAATCAAAGCAGATGATAGAGGTTTCGTAGATGCTTTGCTATCTCATGGAAATTACAGCGTCACTGTGCAACACCCAGAGGCCAACTCTTCCACTACTCTAAGTTTTAGGATGACAAAAGATATTCCGCAAACAACCATCGATGTTCAAATCCATACCTGA
- the LOC121254591 gene encoding adenylyl-sulfate kinase 3-like isoform X3 — protein sequence MTAVGGKPPPWLVWSTGFESSSSLKLGFVFSRLPNGGSAITLKSRGSLRIKALDGSRRVAVNGKVEDLNDKSTNRHASNSGKIPSRLSTVGNSSNIKWHECSVGKVDRQNLLNQKGCVIWITGLSGSGKSTVACALSRSLYQRGKLSYILDGDNVRHGLNRDLTFKAEDRAENIRRIGEAAKLFADSGVICIASLISPYRRDRDMCRALLPDGDFIEVFMDVPLHVCEARDPKGLYKLARAGKIKGFTGIDDPYEPPLNCEHKRGYGACPSEMAEVVVSYLEGKGYLQA from the exons ATGACTGCTGTTGGAGGGAAACCACCGCCATGGCTTGTATGGTCGACAGGGTTCGAATCCTCGTCGTCGCTGAAGCTAGGATTCGTATTCTCTAGACTACCCAACGGCGGTTCCGCCATTACTTTGAAATCGAGGGGCTCTTTGCGAATCAAGGCGCTGGATGGGTCGAGGAGGGTAGCTGTGAACGGGAAGGTGGAAGATCTGAATGACAAGTCGACAAATAGGCACGCTTCTAATTCTG GGAAAATCCCCAGCCGGTTATCCACTGTTGGTAATTCGAGCAACATTAAATGGCATGAATGTTCAGTTGGAAAAGTTGACAGGCAGAACTTACTCAACCAGAAAGGATGCGTTATATGGATCACGGGTCTCAGTGGTTCAG GGAAGAGCACTGTAGCGTGTGCTTTGAGTCGGAGTTTGTATCAAAGGGGTAAGCTGTCCTATATTCTTGATGGGGACAATGTGAGGCATGGCCTGAATCGTGACCTAACTTTTAAAGCAGAAGACCGTGCAGAGAACATCAGGAGGATTG GAGAGGCAGCAAAGCTGTTTGCAGATTCTGGAGTTATATGCATTGCTAGTTTGATTTCTCCCTACAGAAGAGATCGAGATATGTGCCGCGCTCTATTACCAGATGGGGATTTTATTGAG gttTTTATGGATGTGCCTCTCCATGTTTGTGAAGCAAGAGACCCAAAGGGCCTATATAAGCTCGCACGTGCAGGAAAGATCAAAG GCTTTACTGGGATTGATGATCCATATGAACCACCATTAAATTGCGAG CACAAAAGAGGATATGGTGCTTGCCCAAGTGAAATGGCTGAAGTAGTGGTTTCTTACCTCGAAGGGAAGGGGTACCTACAGGCATAA